From the Halalkalicoccus sp. CGA53 genome, one window contains:
- a CDS encoding HalOD1 output domain-containing protein, giving the protein MSTELVGAITEIDGRKPTEIDPIGWSIDLDAVDALTVDENDDLRITFSTNGYQVQIEGSRRILVRKASQED; this is encoded by the coding sequence ATGAGTACCGAGTTGGTGGGCGCGATTACTGAAATCGACGGCAGAAAGCCGACAGAAATCGATCCGATTGGGTGGTCGATCGATCTAGATGCAGTCGATGCACTCACCGTAGATGAAAACGATGACCTTCGTATTACGTTCTCTACGAACGGGTATCAGGTGCAGATCGAGGGCTCACGTCGAATCCTCGTTCGAAAAGCCTCTCAGGAAGACTGA
- a CDS encoding bacterio-opsin activator domain-containing protein — protein MATIAEFEISLEDFAMSQTLTERDGIELDIERVVAQAEGSVMPYVWVECDDFEAFDRALETDPSVEAFERISETEEWLLYRMNWTENIHFLMTILVEYEGTVLSADATSDRWSVRVLFPTRTSVSETFKYANDKGMSLTVAAIYEMSDKRSGRFGLTEEQTEALTLATERGFYRVPREATLMDLSEKMEISHQSLSERLRRGQHTLNSNTLLVRSEQDDSAELLTQVR, from the coding sequence ATGGCAACGATCGCTGAGTTCGAGATCTCTCTCGAGGATTTCGCGATGAGTCAGACGCTCACGGAGCGAGACGGGATCGAACTCGATATCGAGCGTGTCGTTGCTCAGGCTGAAGGGTCGGTGATGCCGTACGTCTGGGTCGAATGTGACGATTTCGAGGCGTTCGATCGGGCACTCGAGACGGATCCGAGTGTCGAAGCGTTCGAGCGGATAAGCGAGACGGAGGAGTGGCTTCTCTATCGGATGAACTGGACCGAGAACATTCACTTCTTGATGACAATACTAGTCGAATACGAGGGGACGGTCCTCTCGGCGGATGCAACGTCCGATAGATGGAGCGTACGAGTACTCTTTCCAACCCGAACGTCCGTTTCGGAGACCTTCAAGTATGCGAACGACAAGGGTATGTCACTCACGGTAGCCGCGATCTACGAGATGAGCGACAAGCGATCAGGCCGGTTCGGTCTGACCGAGGAGCAAACGGAGGCACTCACACTCGCGACCGAACGCGGCTTCTACAGAGTCCCACGAGAGGCTACCCTCATGGATCTATCCGAGAAGATGGAGATCTCGCATCAGTCGCTCTCGGAGCGACTTCGACGAGGACAGCACACGCTCAATTCGAACACGCTCCTCGTGAGGTCCGAACAGGACGATTCCGCAGAACTACTGACGCAAGTGAGATAG
- a CDS encoding DUF5789 family protein, protein MADNKRGRDKQADNEHQRQRERELKEARERGDEAEPIHDDPDRELGTLDRILDAHDYPTTSDELISAYGDREVETQEGWTSLDEVLATSDAETFDTADDARNEILELIHRK, encoded by the coding sequence ATGGCAGACAACAAACGAGGCCGTGACAAGCAAGCCGATAACGAGCACCAACGTCAGCGAGAACGCGAGCTCAAGGAGGCGCGCGAACGAGGCGATGAAGCTGAACCGATACACGACGATCCAGACAGAGAGCTCGGGACGCTCGATAGGATACTTGATGCCCATGACTATCCGACGACATCGGATGAATTGATCAGCGCATATGGCGACCGGGAGGTCGAAACACAGGAGGGGTGGACATCTCTCGACGAGGTACTCGCTACAAGCGACGCCGAGACCTTCGATACCGCCGATGACGCCCGAAACGAGATTCTAGAACTGATACATCGGAAGTGA
- a CDS encoding Lrp/AsnC family transcriptional regulator — protein MAPDEIDNVDKGIIYLLQQDARKRTVADIGEQVGVSSSTVTNRIERLQEQGVIKGYHTIVDYTKAGLSHHLLVTATVPIPEREELANEIMDISGVVSVRELLSNVANLSLELVGHSQEDIEESLTELDARGVHIERVEIMKQERAQPYNHFGQEFAEEDDVG, from the coding sequence ATGGCTCCCGATGAGATCGACAATGTAGACAAAGGAATCATCTACCTGCTGCAGCAGGACGCCCGGAAGCGAACAGTCGCCGATATCGGTGAACAGGTCGGTGTCTCCTCCAGCACGGTCACCAATCGGATTGAGAGGCTACAAGAGCAGGGCGTTATCAAGGGGTATCACACAATCGTTGACTACACGAAAGCTGGACTCAGTCATCATCTGCTTGTAACTGCGACAGTCCCTATTCCAGAGAGAGAAGAACTAGCGAATGAAATTATGGACATATCCGGTGTCGTAAGCGTGCGGGAATTGTTATCAAACGTAGCGAATCTGTCGTTAGAACTGGTTGGGCACAGCCAAGAAGACATAGAGGAGAGCCTTACAGAACTGGATGCGCGGGGTGTTCATATAGAACGTGTAGAGATAATGAAACAGGAACGAGCCCAACCGTACAATCACTTTGGCCAAGAATTCGCTGAGGAGGATGATGTTGGTTGA